One genomic window of Spiroplasma endosymbiont of Diplazon laetatorius includes the following:
- a CDS encoding rolling circle replication-associated protein, producing MEYYCSKTYYGDMVRTSILPLSSYESNLRNKGGVKNTGENKEKLNNSKIRSKGRFIRKSFHNFYNQKTLSFLTLTYAKNMQDIKQAKYDLKLFFQKLKYWFYSEKRSKFRKNQELKYVSIYEYQKRGAVHFHIILNVYIPNSIIFTYWPHGINWNVKVKGGTTGRKKVVKYLSKYMSKVNKLDSKDLNKYDLNIKSYHFSSNCSNPKTKIGVLNINPNDLTQFMVKTENLYLFKLSSKCDFLFGLVCDRLKIFDFEVDLDPYIHIAIKMRQAIIDGYATYLPDKYSYWMKKGREKIKEH from the coding sequence ATGGAATATTATTGTTCAAAGACTTATTATGGAGATATGGTAAGGACTAGTATATTGCCTTTAAGTAGTTATGAGAGTAATTTGCGTAATAAGGGTGGTGTTAAAAATACTGGTGAAAATAAAGAAAAATTAAATAATAGTAAAATTCGCAGTAAAGGTAGATTTATTAGAAAATCATTTCATAACTTTTATAACCAAAAAACATTATCATTTCTTACTCTCACTTATGCAAAAAATATGCAAGATATTAAACAAGCTAAATATGATTTAAAGTTATTTTTTCAAAAATTAAAATATTGATTTTATAGCGAAAAGCGATCTAAATTTCGTAAAAACCAAGAATTAAAATATGTATCTATATATGAATATCAAAAACGTGGAGCAGTTCATTTCCACATAATATTAAATGTATATATTCCTAACTCTATAATTTTTACTTATTGACCTCATGGTATTAATTGAAATGTTAAAGTAAAAGGTGGAACAACAGGAAGAAAAAAAGTAGTTAAATATTTATCTAAATATATGAGTAAAGTAAATAAATTGGACTCAAAAGATTTAAATAAATATGATTTAAATATCAAGTCTTATCATTTTAGTAGTAATTGTTCTAATCCTAAAACTAAAATTGGAGTATTAAATATTAATCCTAATGATTTAACTCAATTTATGGTTAAAACAGAAAATTTATATTTGTTTAAATTAAGCAGTAAATGTGATTTTTTATTTGGTTTAGTTTGTGATAGATTAAAAATTTTTGATTTTGAAGTTGATTTAGATCCATATATTCATATAGCTATAAAAATGAGACAAGCTATTATTGATGGTTATGCTACTTATTTACCTGATAAATATTCATATTGAATGAAAAAAGGTAGGGAAAAAATAAAAGAACATTAA
- a CDS encoding SRPBCC domain-containing protein codes for MNYEIKLDINIKAPIEVVWKELVNFEVYNSWNPVFASIIGDFKVNSKLKIKLKNDMKLKALLLEINEEKSFKWLMTIGPKFLFNSIHSFELEKIDENTTKFIQTETFAGMGVKKFWKKMKLATEQGYDYMNMALKYRCENLMKK; via the coding sequence ATGAATTATGAAATTAAATTAGATATAAACATTAAAGCACCAATTGAAGTGGTTTGAAAAGAACTTGTAAACTTTGAAGTTTACAATAGTTGAAACCCAGTATTTGCTTCAATAATAGGTGATTTTAAAGTTAATAGCAAATTAAAAATCAAATTAAAAAACGACATGAAATTAAAGGCTTTATTATTAGAAATAAATGAAGAAAAAAGCTTTAAATGACTTATGACAATTGGTCCTAAATTTCTTTTTAACTCAATTCATAGTTTTGAATTGGAAAAAATAGACGAAAATACAACAAAATTTATACAAACAGAAACATTTGCAGGAATGGGAGTTAAAAAGTTTTGAAAGAAAATGAAACTAGCTACCGAGCAAGGTTATGATTATATGAATATGGCTTTAAAATATAGATGTGAAAATTTAATGAAAAAATAG
- a CDS encoding DegV family protein gives MKIAILTDSSYGLTSNIKDVFITPLSINISGEKSIKDDLNLSNEDFLKIINNNLKTSQTAFGELEETIENILKNYDQVIICGVAKALSGQYNSYLNFASQEKFKNKVFVIDSDGVSIILEKQIKDISDLINKGMSSKEIKDFIEKDKKNYECFIIPKKWNTMVASGRISKLKGLIATTLKVAVVLKVADEKIVLDSKQRSFFIGVKYILNELKTKIKDLKKIDVACGIFDNSVIEKVKSIIKDCGLEINLWSPLTKTIMINTGEQTFAFCGWR, from the coding sequence ATGAAAATTGCTATTTTAACAGATTCATCTTATGGTTTAACTTCAAACATTAAAGATGTTTTTATAACTCCATTATCAATTAACATATCTGGTGAAAAATCAATTAAAGATGATTTAAACTTATCAAATGAAGATTTTTTAAAAATAATAAATAACAATTTAAAAACTAGTCAAACAGCGTTTGGTGAACTAGAAGAAACTATCGAAAACATTCTAAAGAATTATGATCAAGTTATAATTTGTGGTGTTGCAAAAGCACTTTCAGGACAATACAACAGTTACTTAAACTTTGCAAGTCAAGAAAAATTTAAAAACAAAGTATTTGTAATTGACAGTGATGGAGTAAGTATAATACTTGAAAAACAAATAAAAGATATTAGTGATTTAATAAATAAAGGAATGTCTTCAAAAGAAATAAAAGACTTCATTGAAAAAGATAAAAAAAATTATGAATGTTTTATAATTCCAAAAAAATGAAATACCATGGTTGCAAGTGGAAGAATAAGTAAATTAAAGGGACTTATTGCTACAACTTTAAAAGTAGCAGTTGTTTTAAAAGTAGCTGATGAAAAAATAGTGTTAGATAGCAAACAAAGAAGTTTCTTTATTGGTGTTAAATATATTTTGAATGAACTTAAAACTAAAATAAAAGATTTAAAAAAAATAGATGTTGCTTGTGGTATTTTTGATAACTCAGTTATCGAAAAAGTAAAATCAATTATTAAAGATTGTGGTTTAGAAATTAATTTATGATCACCTCTTACAAAAACTATAATGATAAATACAGGAGAACAAACTTTTGCCTTTTGTGGTTGAAGATAA
- a CDS encoding DUF1295 domain-containing protein codes for MDINYIFIAYLFALCIVLNLFFFVIAFIFKSDVFTDITYALTFLISTTIIFAWKQNFSIIQILIYSLVVLWSIRLGSYLFKRIIKIKHDKRFDNIRNSFFKFLGFWVLQGVSVFLIVLPACFALTIPEQYFDNKNYISYAFILIALLGLIFETIGDEQKSKFYKNKKKDFIDTGLWKISRHPNYFGEMVFWLFLTIAFLTNIIMKNNSNNEIYYYLFWLLSPIYIICLLLFVSGVPILERNAFKKLKDNKDYQNYISKTSIVFPFIGRKGYTSKVKKMQKENK; via the coding sequence ATGGATATTAATTATATTTTTATAGCGTACTTATTTGCATTATGTATTGTTTTAAATTTATTTTTCTTTGTTATAGCATTCATTTTTAAATCAGATGTATTTACAGATATAACTTATGCTTTAACATTCCTTATATCAACTACAATTATTTTTGCTTGAAAACAAAATTTTTCAATCATACAAATATTAATTTATTCACTTGTTGTTTTATGATCAATTCGTTTGGGTTCTTATTTATTCAAAAGAATAATAAAAATTAAACATGATAAAAGATTTGACAACATTAGAAATTCATTTTTTAAATTTTTAGGATTTTGAGTTCTACAAGGAGTTTCTGTTTTCTTGATTGTTCTACCAGCATGTTTTGCTTTAACAATTCCAGAACAATACTTTGATAATAAAAATTATATTAGCTATGCATTTATTTTAATTGCATTACTTGGATTAATTTTTGAAACAATAGGGGATGAACAAAAATCTAAATTTTATAAAAATAAGAAGAAAGACTTTATTGACACAGGTCTTTGAAAAATATCACGTCATCCAAACTATTTTGGTGAAATGGTTTTTTGATTATTTTTAACAATAGCTTTTTTAACAAATATCATTATGAAAAATAATTCTAATAATGAAATTTATTATTATTTATTTTGATTACTATCACCAATTTATATTATTTGTTTATTATTATTTGTTTCTGGAGTTCCTATCCTTGAAAGAAATGCATTTAAAAAACTTAAAGATAATAAAGATTATCAAAACTACATTTCAAAAACTAGTATTGTGTTTCCGTTTATTGGAAGAAAAGGTTATACAAGTAAAGTTAAAAAAATGCAAAAAGAAAATAAATAA